The following are encoded together in the Ralstonia insidiosa genome:
- the lpxB gene encoding lipid-A-disaccharide synthase, producing MVAGEASGDLLASLLLKGLHAQLPADIAYNGIGGARMAEQGFQSNWPMHKLSVNGYVEVLGQLREILAIRKELKQDLLTNPPLAFIGVDAPDFNFNVEIAMRQAGVPVVHFVSPSIWAWRAGRIKTIAKAVDHILCLFPFEPEIYAKAGIPATYVGHPLADVIPLVPDVEGARTRLGLPLGRKIVAVLPGSRNSEVKNLGPTLFAAMVRMQAVEPDIAFVLPAASATLRERVDALRAEHPGLHLWVVDGQSHAAMEAADVILLASGTATLEAALYKKPMVITYKVPWLTAQIMKRKGYLPYVGLPNILSGRFVVPELLQDDATPEALARETLLQLSDHGNATFLREHFTQMHLTLKQNMAEIGAKVVADLLRSRGQL from the coding sequence ATGGTGGCAGGCGAGGCGTCCGGCGATCTGCTGGCCTCGCTGCTGCTCAAGGGGTTGCACGCACAACTGCCCGCCGATATTGCCTACAACGGCATCGGCGGTGCGCGCATGGCCGAGCAAGGTTTTCAGTCCAATTGGCCGATGCACAAGCTGTCGGTCAACGGCTACGTGGAAGTGCTCGGCCAACTGCGCGAGATCCTCGCTATCCGCAAGGAGCTCAAGCAGGATCTGCTGACCAATCCGCCGCTGGCCTTCATCGGCGTCGATGCGCCGGACTTCAATTTCAACGTCGAGATCGCCATGCGGCAGGCGGGTGTGCCGGTGGTGCACTTCGTCAGCCCGTCGATCTGGGCGTGGCGTGCCGGGCGCATCAAAACGATCGCCAAGGCTGTTGACCACATCCTCTGCCTGTTCCCGTTCGAGCCCGAAATCTACGCCAAGGCGGGCATTCCTGCCACGTACGTCGGTCATCCGCTGGCGGACGTGATTCCGCTGGTGCCAGACGTGGAAGGTGCGCGCACGCGCCTGGGTCTACCACTGGGTCGCAAGATCGTGGCGGTGCTACCGGGCAGCCGTAACTCAGAGGTCAAGAACCTCGGGCCGACGCTGTTCGCGGCCATGGTGCGCATGCAGGCGGTCGAGCCGGACATCGCCTTCGTATTGCCGGCCGCCAGCGCGACACTGCGCGAGCGCGTTGATGCCCTGCGTGCAGAGCACCCGGGCCTGCATCTGTGGGTGGTTGACGGCCAGTCGCACGCGGCCATGGAAGCCGCTGACGTGATTCTGCTTGCCAGCGGCACCGCCACGCTGGAAGCCGCGCTGTACAAGAAGCCCATGGTCATCACCTACAAGGTGCCCTGGTTGACGGCACAGATCATGAAGCGCAAGGGCTATCTGCCGTATGTGGGGCTGCCGAACATACTGTCCGGCCGCTTTGTCGTGCCCGAACTGCTGCAGGACGACGCGACACCCGAGGCGCTTGCGCGTGAGACGCTGCTGCAGTTGAGCGATCACGGCAACGCCACCTTCCTGCGAGAGCATTTCACGCAGATGCATCTGACGCTCAAGCAGAACATGGCGGAGATTGGCGCGAAGGTCGTGGCCGATTTGCTGCGCAGCCGCGGTCAGCTTTAA
- the rnhB gene encoding ribonuclease HII, with translation MASRKPNPDQLGLLLSQEPVDDAGKRVHRILCGVDEAGRGPLAGPVTAAAVILDPRKPIAGLADSKILTAKKREALYDEIIEKALAWHVAEATVEEIDRINILHATMLAMQRAVQGVAAKGTLPDLVQVDGNRCPQVPFAVEAIVKGDALVQEISAASILAKVTRDRQLVALHAAFPAYGFDLHAGYGTPQHLAAIEAHGVTPHHRRSFAPVRRALEAQAATTAGGSPAWDD, from the coding sequence ATGGCTTCCCGCAAACCCAATCCGGATCAACTGGGCCTGCTGCTGTCGCAAGAGCCGGTGGACGATGCCGGCAAGCGTGTGCACCGCATTCTGTGTGGCGTGGATGAAGCTGGCCGTGGGCCGCTGGCCGGGCCGGTAACAGCCGCTGCCGTCATCCTCGACCCACGCAAGCCGATTGCTGGGCTGGCCGATTCCAAGATTCTCACCGCAAAAAAGCGCGAGGCGCTGTACGACGAGATCATCGAAAAGGCGCTTGCTTGGCATGTGGCTGAGGCAACCGTCGAGGAGATCGACCGGATCAACATCCTGCATGCGACTATGCTGGCCATGCAGCGCGCTGTGCAGGGCGTGGCTGCGAAAGGCACGCTGCCTGACCTCGTACAGGTGGACGGCAATCGCTGCCCGCAGGTGCCGTTTGCGGTGGAAGCCATCGTCAAGGGCGACGCGCTGGTGCAGGAGATTTCGGCGGCGTCGATTCTTGCCAAGGTCACACGTGATCGGCAGTTGGTCGCTTTGCACGCGGCGTTTCCGGCGTACGGCTTCGATTTGCATGCCGGCTATGGCACGCCCCAGCATTTGGCTGCCATCGAAGCGCATGGCGTGACACCGCATCATCGCCGTTCATTTGCGCCGGTGCGCCGCGCGCTGGAAGCGCAGGCTGCAACGACTGCGGGTGGTAGCCCCGCCTGGGACGACTGA
- the rseP gene encoding RIP metalloprotease RseP, with the protein MQTVLAFVFAIAVLIVIHELGHYSVARLCGVKVLRFSVGFGKVLFRHVGRGPDRTEWTLCAIPLGGYVKMLGEGARDPEKDPPILPDELPRTFDHQPVYKRFAIVAAGPVANFLLAIVLYAALAWVGAVEPLPILGAPPPGSIAAQADLRAKDQVIAVGTDVEAPSPVRSWSDVRMRLYSAGIGGHDALVQVRGTDGSERTVRLQGLPSPARTPQADVIDQIGLRLQGGPVTIVGVLPNSAAARAGLRAGDQIVRFAGQPADQAMDLIRQIRAMPEQNASIDILRNGEPMTLPVRPDADVDPKSPNGAKIGKLGAQLNQKVETALMRDAPGAALVHGLRQVWQTSVLSLQVLGKMIVGQASLQNLSGPITVADFAGKAASLGWQTFVGFLALISVSLGVLNLLPVPVLDGGHLLYYCVEFLTGRPVPESWQAVLQKIGVACILLLTSLALYNDLSRLFLTRG; encoded by the coding sequence TTGCAGACCGTTTTAGCGTTTGTTTTTGCGATCGCGGTACTGATCGTCATTCATGAGCTGGGCCACTACAGCGTCGCGCGTTTGTGCGGCGTGAAAGTGCTGCGGTTTTCGGTCGGCTTCGGCAAGGTGCTGTTTCGTCATGTCGGCCGCGGCCCGGACCGCACCGAATGGACCCTCTGCGCCATCCCGCTTGGCGGTTACGTCAAGATGCTGGGCGAGGGCGCGAGGGACCCTGAGAAAGATCCGCCTATCCTGCCCGACGAGCTGCCGCGCACCTTCGATCACCAGCCTGTCTACAAGCGTTTCGCCATCGTGGCCGCAGGCCCCGTCGCCAACTTCCTGCTGGCGATCGTTCTGTATGCAGCGCTGGCGTGGGTTGGGGCCGTCGAGCCGCTGCCCATTCTCGGTGCGCCGCCGCCGGGCAGCATTGCCGCGCAGGCTGATCTGCGCGCGAAAGATCAGGTGATTGCCGTCGGCACCGACGTTGAAGCCCCGAGCCCTGTGCGTAGCTGGAGCGATGTGCGCATGCGCCTGTATTCGGCCGGCATCGGCGGGCATGACGCACTCGTGCAGGTGCGTGGTACCGATGGCTCGGAACGCACGGTTCGCCTGCAGGGCTTGCCGAGCCCCGCACGTACGCCCCAGGCCGACGTGATCGACCAGATTGGTTTGCGGCTGCAGGGCGGTCCGGTCACCATCGTCGGTGTTCTGCCGAACAGTGCTGCTGCCCGTGCCGGGTTGCGTGCTGGCGACCAGATCGTCCGCTTCGCTGGTCAGCCTGCAGACCAGGCGATGGATCTGATCCGCCAGATTCGCGCGATGCCCGAGCAGAACGCCTCGATCGACATTCTGCGTAACGGTGAGCCAATGACGCTGCCGGTTCGCCCCGATGCCGATGTCGATCCGAAGAGCCCGAATGGGGCGAAGATCGGCAAGCTCGGCGCGCAACTCAACCAGAAAGTGGAGACGGCGTTGATGCGTGACGCGCCGGGCGCCGCATTGGTGCACGGATTGCGCCAGGTCTGGCAGACCTCGGTGCTGTCGCTGCAGGTGCTTGGCAAGATGATCGTGGGGCAGGCTTCGCTGCAGAACCTGAGTGGCCCGATCACGGTGGCGGACTTTGCCGGTAAGGCGGCAAGCCTTGGCTGGCAGACGTTTGTAGGTTTTCTCGCGTTGATCAGCGTCAGCCTCGGTGTCCTGAACTTGTTGCCTGTTCCGGTATTGGATGGGGGGCATTTGCTGTATTATTGCGTGGAATTTTTGACAGGCCGACCCGTGCCGGAATCCTGGCAAGCAGTACTCCAAAAGATCGGCGTCGCCTGCATTCTGCTTCTCACTTCGCTCGCCTTGTACAACGATTTGAGTCGGCTGTTTCTGACTCGAGGCTAA
- the lpxA gene encoding acyl-ACP--UDP-N-acetylglucosamine O-acyltransferase, with protein sequence MSTSKIHPTALIDPKAELDSSVEIGAFTVVGPNVRMGAGTRVGHHTVVEGYTTLGRDNSIGHFASVGGRPQDMKYRDEPTQLIVGDRNTIREFTTIHTGTSQDAGITSIGDDNWIMAYVHIAHDCRVGNHTVFSSNAQIAGHVEVGDWAILGGMSGVHQFVRIGAHAMLGGASALVQDVPPFVIAASDKGGNKAAPHGINVEGLRRRGFTAEQITGLRQAYKLLYKSDLSFDQAKAEIAAQVAQADDAPTREVLTAFADFIAATKRGIVR encoded by the coding sequence ATGAGCACGAGCAAGATCCATCCGACCGCGCTGATCGACCCGAAAGCCGAGCTGGACTCCAGCGTCGAGATTGGCGCCTTTACCGTTGTCGGCCCGAATGTGCGCATGGGCGCGGGCACACGTGTCGGTCATCACACGGTGGTTGAGGGCTACACCACGCTGGGTCGCGACAACAGCATCGGCCACTTCGCGTCGGTGGGCGGCCGCCCGCAGGACATGAAGTATCGCGATGAGCCGACGCAGCTCATCGTTGGCGATCGCAACACCATCCGCGAGTTCACCACGATCCACACCGGCACTTCGCAGGATGCCGGTATCACGTCCATTGGCGACGACAACTGGATCATGGCCTACGTGCACATCGCGCACGACTGCCGCGTGGGCAACCACACCGTGTTCTCGAGCAACGCGCAGATTGCCGGCCACGTGGAAGTCGGCGACTGGGCCATCCTGGGCGGTATGTCCGGCGTGCACCAGTTCGTGCGCATCGGTGCGCACGCGATGCTGGGCGGTGCCTCGGCGCTGGTGCAGGACGTGCCGCCGTTCGTGATTGCCGCGAGCGACAAGGGTGGCAATAAGGCCGCACCGCACGGCATCAACGTCGAAGGTCTGCGCCGACGCGGTTTCACGGCCGAGCAGATCACCGGCCTGCGCCAAGCGTACAAGCTGCTCTACAAGAGCGACCTGAGCTTCGATCAGGCCAAGGCCGAGATTGCCGCGCAGGTTGCCCAGGCTGACGATGCCCCGACGCGTGAAGTGCTGACCGCGTTCGCAGATTTCATCGCCGCCACCAAGCGCGGCATCGTGCGTTGA
- the fabZ gene encoding 3-hydroxyacyl-ACP dehydratase FabZ — MTEASNTTNATTSLVSDFNIKKILDLLPHRYPMLLVDRVVEFESGKRIKAIKNVTFNEPFFNGHFPGHPVMPGVLILEALAQTAALLTFGEPGHQRNENDLYLFTAIDGARFKRQVVPGDQLCLHAELLRGKRGFWKFKVFGMVDNEIAAEAEIMCAIIKDEPKGAA, encoded by the coding sequence ATGACCGAAGCATCGAATACGACCAACGCGACGACCAGCCTCGTCAGCGATTTCAACATCAAGAAGATCCTCGACCTGCTGCCGCATCGCTACCCGATGCTGTTGGTCGATCGTGTGGTCGAGTTCGAATCGGGCAAGCGCATTAAGGCCATCAAGAACGTCACGTTTAACGAGCCGTTCTTCAACGGCCACTTCCCGGGGCACCCGGTCATGCCGGGTGTGCTGATTCTCGAAGCGCTGGCGCAGACTGCCGCGCTGTTGACCTTCGGTGAGCCTGGTCACCAACGCAACGAGAACGATCTCTATCTGTTCACGGCCATTGATGGCGCCCGATTCAAGCGACAGGTCGTGCCTGGCGATCAACTCTGCCTGCACGCAGAACTGCTGCGTGGCAAGCGCGGCTTCTGGAAGTTCAAGGTGTTCGGCATGGTGGACAACGAGATTGCCGCCGAAGCTGAAATCATGTGCGCGATCATCAAGGATGAACCGAAGGGAGCCGCATGA
- the lpxD gene encoding UDP-3-O-(3-hydroxymyristoyl)glucosamine N-acyltransferase encodes MSFSLGELAASLGATVQGDAGLIVKSIAPLDQAGADQLAFLSNPLYLNQAVDSNAGAIIVSPRDLETLAAQGHADGRNWLVAANPYAAFARVAQRFVALTARPVVPGVHPSASVGEGAVVPASCSIGPNVTIEAGAVLGERVRIAGNGFVGADARIGDDTLLYANVSIYHGCVVGARCILHSGVVIGADGFGFAPDFGPQGGEWVKIPQTGRAVIGDDVEIGANTAIDRGAMADTVVEQGCKIDNQVQIAHNVHVGAYTVIAGCAAISGSTKIGRYCIIGGAANFAGHLTIADRVTVSGGTSITKSITKPGGHFTSVFPFMPHGDWERNAAIVRGLTRMRERLQQLEQRVKDLRKES; translated from the coding sequence ATGTCGTTTTCGCTTGGTGAACTTGCCGCGTCGCTCGGCGCGACCGTCCAGGGTGACGCAGGCCTGATCGTCAAGTCGATCGCGCCGCTGGATCAGGCCGGCGCCGATCAGCTCGCCTTTCTTTCCAATCCGCTGTACCTCAATCAGGCTGTCGACTCCAATGCGGGAGCGATCATCGTATCGCCCCGCGATCTGGAAACGCTCGCCGCCCAAGGTCATGCTGACGGCCGAAACTGGCTGGTGGCAGCCAATCCGTATGCTGCGTTTGCTCGCGTTGCACAGCGCTTTGTCGCGCTGACTGCGCGACCGGTGGTGCCGGGTGTCCATCCGAGTGCGAGCGTGGGCGAGGGGGCCGTGGTGCCGGCATCATGCTCGATCGGCCCGAACGTGACCATCGAGGCTGGCGCCGTGCTCGGTGAGCGCGTACGTATTGCTGGTAACGGCTTTGTTGGTGCAGATGCGCGCATCGGCGACGACACGCTCCTCTACGCAAACGTCTCGATTTACCACGGCTGTGTGGTGGGTGCGCGTTGCATCTTGCACAGCGGCGTGGTGATCGGTGCAGACGGTTTCGGCTTTGCGCCGGACTTTGGCCCGCAAGGCGGCGAGTGGGTGAAGATTCCGCAGACCGGCCGCGCGGTGATTGGCGACGATGTGGAGATCGGCGCGAATACCGCCATCGACCGCGGCGCCATGGCCGACACGGTGGTCGAGCAGGGCTGCAAGATCGACAACCAGGTGCAGATTGCACACAACGTGCACGTGGGTGCCTACACCGTCATTGCAGGCTGCGCGGCCATCTCGGGCAGCACGAAGATCGGACGCTACTGCATCATCGGTGGCGCGGCGAACTTTGCTGGCCACCTGACGATTGCGGACCGCGTGACCGTCTCGGGCGGTACGTCCATCACCAAATCCATCACCAAACCTGGTGGCCATTTCACCAGCGTCTTCCCGTTCATGCCGCATGGCGATTGGGAGCGTAACGCGGCCATCGTTCGAGGCCTGACGCGCATGCGCGAACGGTTGCAACAACTGGAACAGCGGGTCAAAGACCTGCGCAAAGAATCATGA
- the bamA gene encoding outer membrane protein assembly factor BamA: MIRQHRFPLSVLAASVLTVTAGQAHAVEPFVVKDIRVEGVQRVEPGTVFGYLPVKVGETFTDEKGAESIRALYNTGFFKDVQIRAEGNVLVVRVEERPAISQLEFIGFKEFDKDALRRTLRGVGVAEARYYDKSLIDRAEQEIKRQYVSRGYYAADVSTTVTPVDANRVSITFTVDEGPTAKIRQINIVGNKAFKEGDLRDEMQLSTPNWLSWYTKNDLYSKQKLTADLEALRSFYLDRGYLEFAIESTQVSITPDKKDIYLTLNIHEGEQYKVSDIKLTGELLSKQAEMERLIKLKQGDVFSSAKLSATTKSITDLLGTYGYAFATINPQPQINQKDRTVALTLVVDPGRRVYVRRVNVLGNSKTRDEVVRREMRQMEASWFDGEKLQLSQNRINRTGYFTDANITTEDVPGTSDQVDVNVNVTEKPTGQINLGVGFSSTDKVVLSAGIRQDNVFGSGTSLGLDVNTSKANRTIAVTQFDPYFTTDGISRSTELYYRTYQPLYYTGDSTYKIVQEGGNMKFGVPFSETDTVFFGIGYERTSIDVSANTPLAYQNWVTKNGRITNNFPFTIGWSKDQRDSALVPTRGRYQQANLEIGVPGGVTYYRAYYQHQWFYPVSKSFTLAFNNEFGYGRGYGGKDFPIFKNYYAGGIGSVRGYETSTLGPRDANGIAIGGASKIVGNVEFIFPLPGSGVDRTVRLFTFFDYGNVFAEAAQPYKLSDMRYSTGFGLSWLSPIGPLKISMGFPIKRKAEDQTQRFQFQIGTAF, encoded by the coding sequence TTGATCAGACAACATCGCTTCCCGCTCAGCGTGCTGGCGGCTTCCGTTCTGACCGTGACTGCCGGTCAGGCTCATGCAGTGGAGCCGTTCGTCGTGAAGGACATTCGCGTGGAGGGGGTACAGCGCGTCGAACCGGGTACCGTGTTCGGCTATCTGCCCGTGAAGGTAGGTGAGACCTTCACCGACGAGAAGGGCGCCGAATCGATCCGCGCGCTCTACAACACCGGCTTCTTCAAGGACGTACAGATCCGCGCCGAAGGCAACGTGCTGGTGGTGCGCGTGGAAGAGCGTCCGGCCATCTCGCAGCTCGAGTTCATCGGCTTCAAGGAGTTCGACAAGGACGCACTGCGCCGCACACTGCGTGGCGTGGGCGTGGCCGAAGCGCGCTACTACGACAAGTCGCTGATCGACCGCGCTGAGCAGGAAATCAAGCGCCAATACGTTTCGCGCGGCTACTATGCCGCCGACGTGTCGACTACCGTCACGCCGGTCGATGCCAACCGTGTGTCGATTACCTTCACGGTGGACGAAGGTCCGACGGCCAAGATTCGCCAGATCAATATCGTCGGCAACAAGGCCTTCAAGGAAGGCGACTTGCGCGACGAGATGCAACTGTCCACGCCCAACTGGTTGTCGTGGTACACGAAGAACGATCTGTATTCCAAGCAAAAGCTGACCGCCGATCTGGAAGCGCTGCGCTCGTTCTACCTGGACCGCGGTTACCTGGAATTCGCGATCGAGTCGACCCAGGTTTCCATCACGCCGGACAAGAAGGACATCTACCTCACGCTGAACATCCACGAGGGTGAACAGTACAAGGTGTCGGACATCAAGCTGACCGGCGAGCTGCTCTCCAAGCAAGCCGAGATGGAGAGGCTCATCAAGCTCAAGCAGGGCGATGTGTTCTCCTCGGCCAAGCTGTCGGCCACGACCAAGTCGATCACCGATCTGCTCGGCACGTACGGCTACGCTTTCGCTACGATCAACCCACAGCCGCAGATCAACCAGAAGGACCGCACGGTTGCGCTCACGCTGGTGGTTGATCCGGGCCGCCGTGTTTACGTGCGCCGCGTCAACGTGCTTGGCAACAGCAAGACGCGTGATGAAGTGGTGCGCCGAGAAATGCGCCAGATGGAAGCCTCGTGGTTTGACGGTGAGAAGCTGCAGCTCTCGCAGAACCGCATCAACCGCACGGGCTATTTCACCGATGCGAACATCACCACCGAAGACGTGCCGGGTACGTCTGACCAGGTGGACGTCAACGTCAACGTGACGGAAAAGCCGACTGGCCAGATCAACCTGGGTGTGGGCTTCTCGTCGACGGACAAGGTGGTGCTCTCGGCCGGTATCCGCCAGGACAACGTGTTCGGTTCCGGTACCAGCCTGGGCCTGGACGTGAACACCTCCAAGGCAAACCGCACCATTGCAGTGACGCAGTTCGATCCGTACTTCACGACCGACGGCATCAGCCGTTCGACCGAGCTGTACTACCGTACGTATCAGCCGCTGTACTACACCGGCGACTCGACGTACAAGATCGTGCAGGAGGGCGGCAACATGAAGTTTGGTGTGCCGTTCTCGGAAACCGATACCGTGTTCTTCGGCATCGGCTACGAGCGCACCAGCATCGACGTGTCGGCCAATACGCCGCTGGCCTATCAGAACTGGGTGACCAAGAACGGTCGTATCACCAACAACTTCCCGTTCACGATCGGTTGGTCGAAGGATCAGCGTGACAGCGCCCTGGTTCCGACCCGCGGCCGCTATCAGCAGGCCAATCTGGAAATTGGTGTTCCGGGCGGTGTCACGTACTATCGCGCGTACTATCAGCACCAGTGGTTCTATCCGGTCTCGAAGTCGTTTACGCTGGCCTTCAACAACGAGTTCGGCTATGGCCGAGGCTACGGCGGCAAGGACTTCCCGATCTTCAAGAACTACTACGCGGGTGGTATCGGCTCGGTGCGCGGCTATGAAACCAGCACGCTGGGCCCGCGCGACGCCAACGGCATTGCCATTGGTGGCGCGAGCAAGATTGTCGGTAACGTCGAATTCATCTTCCCGCTGCCGGGCTCGGGTGTGGACCGTACCGTCCGCCTGTTCACCTTCTTCGACTACGGTAACGTGTTCGCGGAAGCCGCCCAGCCGTACAAGCTTAGCGACATGCGCTACTCGACCGGTTTCGGCCTGTCGTGGCTGTCGCCGATTGGTCCGCTGAAGATCAGCATGGGCTTCCCGATCAAGCGGAAGGCTGAAGACCAGACTCAACGCTTCCAGTTCCAGATCGGGACGGCATTCTAA
- a CDS encoding OmpH family outer membrane protein, which produces MTAFIMKSTRVTLSRLGVSVAFAALAAASFALPAAAQEARIAAVNSERILRDSQPAKAAQSKLEAEFAKRDRDLQDTAAKLKAMSDKLDKDSAVLADADRTRRQRELSDLDRDFQRKQREFREDLNQRRNEELAQVLERANRVIRSIAEQRKYDLIVQEAVYVNPRIDITDDVLKALNAASQSAK; this is translated from the coding sequence ATGACTGCATTCATCATGAAATCCACACGCGTCACATTGTCCCGCTTGGGCGTGTCGGTTGCTTTTGCTGCGCTCGCCGCCGCCAGCTTTGCACTGCCGGCCGCTGCGCAGGAAGCACGTATCGCCGCCGTCAATTCCGAGCGCATCCTGCGCGACTCGCAGCCGGCAAAGGCAGCGCAGTCCAAGCTGGAAGCTGAGTTTGCCAAGCGCGACCGCGATCTGCAGGACACGGCCGCCAAACTCAAGGCCATGTCCGACAAGCTGGACAAGGACTCGGCCGTGCTGGCCGATGCTGACCGAACGCGTCGTCAGCGCGAGCTGTCCGATCTGGACCGCGATTTCCAGCGCAAGCAACGCGAGTTCCGTGAAGACCTGAACCAGCGTCGCAACGAAGAGCTGGCCCAGGTGCTTGAGCGCGCCAACCGCGTGATCCGTTCGATCGCCGAGCAGCGCAAGTACGACCTGATCGTGCAGGAAGCGGTGTATGTGAATCCGCGCATCGACATCACCGACGATGTGCTCAAGGCGCTGAACGCGGCTTCGCAATCGGCGAAATGA
- a CDS encoding TrmH family RNA methyltransferase, giving the protein MKHITSRDNAVFKHLKALSGSTQQRRRAGQSVLDGVHLVAAYLDAGQTPDQILVSERHVAHPEVTVLLDRMDPQTVILLADNLFSQLTTVVNGVDLIALIETPEGHLPQVIDADCVILDGIQDAGNVGSILRCAAAAGVRDVFMTAGCAFAWSAKTLRAAMGAHFHLNIVEHCTFENVHPRIRVPLLATSSHAKEAVFDVPLNSPVGWVFGNEGAGVSDAWLSAVTTPVTIPQPGGMESLNVAAAAAVCLFEAVRQRRAG; this is encoded by the coding sequence ATGAAGCACATCACTTCTCGTGACAACGCCGTATTCAAGCACCTGAAAGCGCTGTCGGGCTCGACACAGCAACGCCGGCGCGCGGGGCAATCCGTGCTCGACGGCGTGCATCTGGTTGCTGCCTATCTGGATGCAGGCCAGACGCCGGACCAGATCCTGGTTTCCGAGCGTCATGTCGCTCACCCGGAAGTCACGGTGCTGCTGGATCGCATGGATCCGCAGACTGTCATCCTGCTGGCCGACAACCTATTTTCCCAGCTCACCACGGTCGTCAATGGCGTGGATCTGATCGCCTTGATCGAAACGCCTGAAGGCCATCTGCCGCAAGTCATTGATGCTGATTGCGTGATCCTGGATGGCATTCAGGATGCCGGCAACGTCGGCTCGATCCTGCGCTGCGCGGCGGCGGCGGGGGTGCGCGACGTGTTCATGACGGCGGGTTGTGCGTTCGCGTGGTCAGCCAAGACCTTGCGCGCTGCAATGGGCGCGCATTTCCACCTGAACATCGTCGAGCACTGCACGTTCGAGAACGTGCATCCGCGTATTCGGGTGCCATTGCTGGCAACGTCGTCGCACGCTAAGGAGGCCGTCTTCGATGTGCCGCTGAATTCACCCGTCGGTTGGGTCTTCGGCAACGAGGGGGCGGGCGTGTCCGACGCATGGCTGTCGGCGGTAACCACCCCTGTGACGATCCCCCAGCCAGGCGGTATGGAATCCCTTAACGTAGCTGCCGCAGCAGCCGTCTGCCTGTTCGAAGCGGTGCGCCAGCGTCGCGCTGGCTGA
- a CDS encoding M24 family metallopeptidase has product MPNPALARVNVDELAQFREIQQLAYQCVEAVGGMLRPGMTEKDGARLLTEWLGDRGVHDWLHKPFAWFGDRTAFRGFSGLTHMAGFNMAFFPSSRRLEENMPVILDVAPVRNGVIADVGYATCLGENAILEQLLDDLMAHRELIVRLIRERHPMAEVARAVDQLCMKQGVEPRHKAYPFKVLAHRVAKLEKTSKPHFVARFGLNATRNLILDQVRSGKQEGWSPLWSIDRRSEHAPVPGLWAVEPHLGFHGVGAKFEELLVITEDDAYWLDDDLPHVRRWQQRQLAQQRAA; this is encoded by the coding sequence ATGCCGAACCCCGCGCTGGCGCGCGTCAATGTCGACGAACTCGCGCAGTTTCGTGAAATCCAGCAACTCGCCTACCAATGCGTCGAAGCAGTCGGGGGCATGTTGCGCCCGGGCATGACGGAGAAGGATGGGGCCAGGCTGCTCACCGAGTGGCTGGGTGACCGCGGTGTGCATGACTGGCTGCACAAGCCGTTCGCCTGGTTTGGTGATCGCACGGCGTTTCGGGGGTTCTCGGGTCTGACGCACATGGCCGGTTTCAACATGGCGTTCTTTCCGTCGTCGCGGCGGCTGGAGGAGAACATGCCGGTCATCCTGGACGTGGCGCCGGTGCGCAACGGGGTGATTGCCGACGTGGGCTACGCCACGTGTCTTGGCGAGAACGCCATCCTTGAACAGCTGCTGGACGATCTGATGGCGCACCGCGAGCTGATCGTGCGCCTGATTCGCGAGCGCCACCCGATGGCGGAGGTCGCCCGTGCGGTCGATCAGCTCTGCATGAAGCAGGGCGTCGAGCCGCGCCACAAGGCCTATCCGTTCAAGGTGCTGGCGCATCGCGTGGCCAAGCTGGAGAAAACGTCGAAGCCGCACTTCGTGGCGCGCTTCGGGTTGAACGCCACCCGCAACCTGATTCTCGACCAGGTGCGCAGCGGCAAGCAGGAGGGGTGGTCACCGCTGTGGTCGATTGACCGACGCTCCGAGCACGCACCGGTGCCAGGCCTGTGGGCCGTCGAGCCGCACCTGGGTTTCCATGGCGTGGGTGCCAAGTTCGAAGAACTGCTCGTCATCACCGAAGACGATGCCTACTGGCTCGACGACGATCTGCCGCACGTGCGCAGGTGGCAACAACGCCAGCTCGCACAGCAGCGTGCGGCCTGA